One window of the Streptomyces sp. ITFR-21 genome contains the following:
- a CDS encoding N4-gp56 family major capsid protein yields MASGITGTPVLSPTPTAYQAANSSMLTPAIQHVWSKEILFQAMPVLRFEQFFVKKTELGTAPGLSVSFMRYRSLDGAQQLVEGVRMETHALSAEQITITVAEHGFAIAVTELLLNASFDDVMASGARLLGRNMATYLDSMCRDTLLGAPSVLYGYDKMATWSAGAPRTPLSPYDRGMFADSEATLTTNGGFYFTAALVKDAVETLSSRNVPRLGETYVAFIHPHQSRRLRDDPEFIHVTQYAAPGNFMLGEIGRLNDVVFVETTQVFQGNTTPPATPQLGTNIPQGTAQSWGGQPARSASGSTPAIPAVNAQPSNPNAPSNPIYRALVIGDNAAGHAISLPVELRDGGVLDFGREHALAWYSIWGLGLITDYAVVQCATN; encoded by the coding sequence GTGGCAAGCGGAATCACGGGAACTCCGGTTCTCTCCCCCACCCCGACCGCCTATCAGGCGGCGAACTCCAGCATGCTCACACCAGCAATTCAGCATGTCTGGTCGAAGGAAATTCTGTTTCAGGCGATGCCGGTGCTTCGCTTCGAACAGTTTTTTGTGAAGAAAACAGAGCTTGGGACCGCTCCGGGCCTTTCCGTATCGTTCATGCGATACCGCAGCCTCGACGGCGCCCAGCAGCTCGTAGAAGGCGTCCGCATGGAGACGCACGCGCTTTCCGCTGAGCAGATCACCATCACCGTCGCGGAACACGGATTCGCCATCGCGGTCACGGAGCTTTTGCTCAACGCGTCTTTCGATGACGTCATGGCGAGCGGCGCCCGTCTTCTCGGACGCAACATGGCGACATACCTCGACTCCATGTGCCGCGATACCCTTCTCGGCGCCCCGTCGGTCCTCTACGGATACGACAAGATGGCCACCTGGTCGGCCGGCGCACCGCGCACTCCGCTTTCTCCCTACGACCGGGGGATGTTCGCGGATTCCGAAGCAACCCTGACCACCAACGGGGGTTTCTACTTCACGGCTGCGCTCGTGAAAGACGCAGTCGAGACGCTCAGCAGCCGCAATGTCCCACGTCTCGGCGAAACGTACGTGGCATTCATCCATCCTCATCAGTCCCGGCGACTGCGTGACGACCCCGAATTCATCCACGTCACCCAGTACGCGGCGCCCGGAAATTTCATGCTGGGGGAAATCGGGCGCCTCAATGACGTGGTCTTCGTGGAGACCACACAGGTATTCCAGGGCAACACCACGCCGCCCGCGACTCCGCAGCTCGGGACGAACATCCCGCAGGGAACCGCCCAGAGCTGGGGCGGTCAGCCCGCCCGGAGCGCATCCGGATCAACGCCCGCCATTCCGGCCGTGAATGCCCAGCCGTCGAATCCGAACGCCCCGTCGAATCCCATCTACCGTGCCCTGGTCATCGGGGACAACGCGGCTGGCCACGCAATCTCTCTGCCGGTGGAGCTGCGCGACGGCGGTGTTCTGGACTTCGGCCGTGAGCACGCACTGGCCTGGTACTCGATTTGGGGACTCGGACTCATCACGGACTACGCCGTCGTCCAGTGCGCCACGAACTGA
- the fxlM gene encoding methyltransferase, FxLD system codes for MNSTSAINDARNQLVDEIVAARPLPAAVELAMRTVARDKHLPGLDPENAYTDEAVSIKDNPGGPLPLSLASVPSIVAMMLKQLDAQPGDHVLEIGAGTGYNAALLAEIVGAHGEVTTVDIEPDVAVHARNALNATGYERVTVIERDGLKGASENAPYDRMIATVGLWDIPDAWREQLADGGHLVVPFRWRGQTRSVALTRHGDTLISDGMELCGFVPIIGQDGERVAELADGTIRLHHDQDQAVDRALLADAFSGRLTEMWADARVGREEPFDGIWLRATVSDNTVCRLEVTKEALSAGVRRPAIPSLSPALVVGDSLAYMILHREDAHPDRPWRLGAAGYGPDAASLARKLVAHIDAWGAEREAVPTMTIYPGDTALDSLAEGHVIEKNTSVLVLGY; via the coding sequence GTGAACAGCACGTCCGCAATCAACGATGCCCGCAATCAACTCGTTGACGAAATCGTGGCCGCCCGTCCCCTGCCGGCCGCCGTCGAATTGGCCATGCGCACCGTCGCGCGTGACAAGCACCTCCCGGGCCTCGACCCCGAAAACGCGTACACCGACGAGGCCGTGAGTATCAAGGACAACCCCGGCGGTCCGCTGCCGCTGTCGCTGGCCTCGGTACCGTCCATCGTCGCGATGATGCTCAAGCAGCTCGACGCGCAGCCCGGCGACCACGTTCTGGAGATCGGCGCGGGGACCGGCTACAACGCCGCGCTCCTGGCCGAGATCGTCGGCGCACACGGTGAAGTCACCACCGTGGACATCGAGCCGGACGTTGCCGTGCACGCCCGGAACGCGCTCAACGCGACCGGATACGAGCGCGTCACGGTGATCGAGCGCGACGGTCTCAAGGGAGCCTCCGAGAACGCGCCGTACGACCGGATGATTGCCACCGTCGGCCTCTGGGACATCCCCGACGCCTGGCGGGAGCAGCTCGCCGACGGCGGCCACCTCGTGGTGCCGTTCCGCTGGCGCGGCCAGACCCGATCCGTCGCCCTCACCCGCCACGGCGACACCCTCATCTCCGACGGCATGGAACTGTGCGGCTTCGTACCCATCATCGGCCAGGACGGCGAGCGCGTCGCCGAACTCGCCGACGGGACAATCCGCCTCCACCACGACCAGGACCAGGCGGTCGACCGGGCCCTCCTCGCCGACGCGTTCTCCGGGCGTCTCACGGAAATGTGGGCGGATGCCCGCGTCGGCCGCGAGGAGCCGTTCGACGGGATCTGGCTGCGCGCCACCGTCTCGGACAACACCGTGTGCCGCCTGGAGGTCACCAAGGAGGCCCTCAGCGCAGGAGTGCGCCGGCCGGCGATCCCATCACTGAGTCCCGCCCTCGTGGTGGGCGACTCCCTCGCCTACATGATCCTTCACAGGGAGGACGCGCATCCGGACAGGCCCTGGCGTCTCGGTGCCGCCGGCTACGGGCCGGACGCGGCCAGCCTGGCGCGCAAGTTGGTGGCCCACATCGACGCCTGGGGCGCCGAACGCGAAGCCGTGCCGACCATGACGATCTACCCTGGCGACACTGCGCTGGACAGCCTCGCCGAGGGGCATGTCATCGAGAAGAACACCAGCGTTCTCGTGCTGGGCTACTAG
- a CDS encoding lanthionine synthetase C family protein: MSDVTHDLGRGLPGSVVYEAALARVSGRWDAAHRAARTVASQPAAGRHESAGLFYGAPAVAFALHTAGHPAYQSALGHLDEALTDLVAARLSAADQRMETGRPARMREYDLISGLTGLGAYFLHRGSSPESLHGVLRYLVRLLQHPLNVDGHLLPGWWTSDSPTTRPEDAVPAGHGNFGMAHGIAGPIALLALAGRAGHTVRGQFEALAASCRLLEKWAQPVPGGGAAWPEVVDRETWLTGPEPRFRAGRPSWCYGTPGIARALQLAALACGLDGTRRRAEALLDACLRDSDQLARVTDSSVCHGWAGLSLAADLAAADADADSPLRRTLPSLAARLEQVPMPEGTGLLTGSDGVRLTIHTLTPPRPVASGWETCLLLN, encoded by the coding sequence ATGAGTGACGTCACGCACGACTTAGGGCGGGGCTTGCCCGGGTCCGTCGTGTATGAAGCTGCGCTCGCCCGGGTCAGCGGTCGGTGGGACGCCGCGCACCGCGCGGCACGCACGGTGGCTTCCCAGCCGGCCGCTGGCCGTCACGAGAGCGCTGGGCTGTTCTACGGAGCCCCGGCGGTTGCGTTCGCTCTGCATACCGCCGGGCATCCGGCGTACCAGTCCGCGCTCGGTCATCTCGACGAGGCGCTGACCGATTTGGTGGCCGCACGGCTGTCGGCCGCCGATCAGCGGATGGAGACCGGCCGGCCGGCCCGCATGCGGGAATACGACTTGATCAGCGGCCTGACCGGGTTGGGGGCGTATTTTCTGCACCGGGGGTCGAGCCCCGAGTCGCTTCACGGCGTGCTGCGCTACCTCGTACGGCTTCTCCAGCACCCGCTCAATGTCGACGGTCACTTGCTACCGGGCTGGTGGACCTCGGACAGCCCCACCACCCGGCCCGAAGACGCCGTGCCGGCCGGACATGGGAACTTCGGTATGGCTCATGGCATCGCCGGTCCTATTGCGCTTCTGGCCCTGGCCGGCCGAGCCGGGCACACCGTACGCGGACAGTTCGAAGCTCTGGCGGCATCGTGCCGGCTCTTGGAGAAGTGGGCGCAGCCCGTGCCGGGCGGCGGCGCGGCCTGGCCCGAAGTCGTCGACCGCGAAACGTGGTTGACCGGACCGGAGCCCCGGTTCCGCGCGGGCCGGCCCTCATGGTGCTACGGCACGCCGGGCATCGCCCGAGCGCTCCAACTGGCCGCGCTCGCCTGCGGCCTGGACGGCACGCGGCGCCGGGCCGAGGCCCTGCTGGACGCGTGCCTGCGTGATTCCGACCAGCTCGCACGCGTTACCGACTCCTCTGTCTGCCATGGCTGGGCCGGGCTCAGCCTCGCAGCCGACCTGGCTGCCGCTGACGCAGATGCCGACAGCCCGCTCCGCCGTACGCTGCCCAGCCTCGCCGCCCGCCTGGAGCAGGTTCCGATGCCCGAGGGCACGGGGCTGCTCACCGGCTCTGACGGCGTACGGCTCACGATCCACACCCTCACACCTCCCCGCCCCGTTGCATCAGGGTGGGAGACCTGCCTTCTCCTCAATTGA
- a CDS encoding phage tail fiber protein, whose protein sequence is MAASGFIAAQGAISALDHLAGRSTALEAEWLAKTQAGDPLPKATYLMLLTQAVTDTQTDMATLLGIEAAGTGYARQPIPWSAAATGNRTATTSDLVQFGPFSDPTGLAAPVTGAALVTRMTSSAGQPSGLCLMAWNLATPITTSQNQALQLAAGSLSMTLAVS, encoded by the coding sequence ATGGCCGCCTCGGGATTTATCGCTGCGCAAGGGGCTATCTCCGCCCTGGACCATCTCGCCGGCCGGTCGACGGCGCTGGAAGCGGAGTGGCTGGCCAAGACGCAGGCCGGAGATCCTCTGCCGAAGGCCACCTACCTGATGCTCCTGACGCAGGCCGTCACCGACACCCAGACGGACATGGCCACCCTGCTCGGCATCGAAGCGGCCGGCACCGGGTATGCCCGGCAGCCCATTCCGTGGTCGGCTGCGGCGACCGGCAACCGGACGGCGACGACGTCGGACCTGGTGCAGTTCGGTCCTTTCTCCGACCCCACCGGGCTCGCGGCCCCGGTGACCGGCGCGGCGCTGGTGACCCGAATGACCAGCTCGGCCGGCCAGCCCAGCGGGCTGTGCCTGATGGCCTGGAACCTCGCCACACCCATCACCACCTCCCAGAACCAAGCCCTCCAGCTCGCGGCCGGATCTCTGTCGATGACGCTGGCGGTGAGCTGA
- a CDS encoding KTSC domain-containing protein translates to MPPRRRRIGPRNPRAARNRPTNSGATPYGTIREQEFYGAGQQPRTPDVDSRPGYSRAQINQAIDDASRNLSPEKREALRRAQWLWDDEQLLTTRPTNTSHPPRPRTLAAGYDDESQTLFVRFRGRRTGPEEYADGVGYEYYNVSPQEWATFRDNWSPGRYINSSLNGKPYTPASW, encoded by the coding sequence ATGCCGCCCAGGAGAAGGCGAATCGGGCCCCGGAACCCCCGAGCCGCGCGGAACCGTCCCACGAATTCAGGTGCCACCCCGTACGGAACAATCCGCGAGCAGGAGTTCTACGGAGCCGGCCAGCAGCCGCGCACTCCGGATGTAGATTCGCGTCCTGGGTATTCACGCGCGCAGATCAACCAGGCGATCGACGACGCATCCCGGAATCTCAGCCCCGAGAAGCGCGAGGCGCTGCGGAGGGCGCAGTGGCTGTGGGACGACGAGCAGCTTCTGACGACCCGGCCGACCAACACGAGCCATCCTCCGCGACCTCGAACCCTGGCGGCCGGCTACGACGACGAGAGCCAGACGCTCTTCGTACGTTTCCGAGGCCGCAGGACCGGTCCGGAGGAGTACGCGGACGGCGTCGGCTACGAGTACTACAACGTCAGCCCGCAGGAGTGGGCGACGTTCCGGGACAACTGGTCGCCGGGCCGCTACATCAACTCAAGCCTGAACGGAAAGCCGTACACCCCTGCGAGTTGGTAA
- a CDS encoding tyrosine-type recombinase/integrase: MSTMPTWADRARRASTTEIDLATFDERWAKTHSSGETFRKYRGYADLFMEWATRYTDYSGIDILKEAGLPELEDYFDYLTSEHWDGHPGPCVSECGSLPYEVPSLKAKYDALSSYFGYAITHQLRGTNPVKGIKLDPRARKKRMILLPWEIHDIVAAAREESIRAAVTTGFFFGPGVRCEEVERIDVENFYQVPRGRMLRFRRKGKNRWQDIDVPRPLNPLIDELLGGRTSGPLIMSTGRRTRNKDTGALEHTRLDSSGLWRMVKKAGERCGLNVSPHDGRATSITLSLVDPAQPSVDRVMTFYDHHDLAVTLGYRNAARLPSGFHRNPYGIDWRTQAP; this comes from the coding sequence ATGTCTACGATGCCGACCTGGGCCGACCGCGCCCGCCGCGCCAGCACGACTGAGATCGACCTCGCGACCTTCGACGAGCGCTGGGCGAAGACTCACAGCAGCGGCGAGACCTTCCGGAAGTACCGGGGCTACGCCGACCTCTTCATGGAGTGGGCCACCCGCTACACCGACTACTCCGGCATCGACATCCTCAAGGAGGCCGGCCTGCCCGAGCTGGAGGACTACTTCGACTACCTCACCTCGGAGCACTGGGACGGCCACCCCGGGCCATGCGTCAGTGAATGTGGCTCCCTGCCGTACGAAGTGCCGAGCCTCAAGGCGAAGTACGACGCGCTCAGCAGCTATTTCGGGTACGCCATCACCCACCAGCTCCGGGGCACCAACCCCGTCAAGGGCATCAAGCTCGACCCCCGTGCCCGCAAGAAGAGGATGATCCTGCTGCCGTGGGAGATCCACGACATCGTCGCGGCGGCCCGTGAGGAGTCCATCCGGGCGGCGGTCACGACCGGGTTCTTCTTCGGTCCTGGCGTGCGCTGCGAAGAAGTCGAGCGGATCGACGTCGAGAACTTCTACCAGGTCCCCCGGGGGCGCATGCTGCGGTTCCGCCGCAAGGGCAAGAACCGCTGGCAGGACATCGACGTCCCCCGCCCACTGAACCCGCTGATCGACGAACTCCTCGGCGGACGCACCAGCGGCCCCCTCATCATGTCCACGGGTCGGCGCACGCGGAACAAGGACACTGGCGCGCTGGAGCACACCCGCCTGGATTCCTCCGGTCTGTGGCGGATGGTCAAAAAGGCCGGCGAGCGCTGCGGCCTGAATGTCTCGCCCCACGACGGCCGCGCCACGTCTATCACCCTGTCCCTGGTGGACCCTGCGCAGCCGTCCGTCGACCGCGTCATGACCTTCTACGACCACCACGACCTGGCCGTGACCCTCGGCTACCGAAATGCCGCTCGGCTGCCGTCCGGCTTCCACCGGAATCCGTACGGCATCGACTGGAGGACACAGGCGCCGTAA
- a CDS encoding terminase large subunit domain-containing protein, with amino-acid sequence MGTPLDATEHELTLGLPEEPEAVPDSATTDAALVSDIIDKIIIVIDELSGHPLRPYQLPFARRILESLILEDSAKLTALWSRQSGKSETVADVISGAAIMLPRLAQVFPDLLGKFREGLWVGVFAPTDEMSETLFSRIVGRLTSERAADILADPEIDEKLVARGKVLHLKRCGSLIRKQTAHPKAMIEGQTYHLVVIDEAQAADEKVLNKSIGPMLASTAGLMVMTGTPTYTKSGFYEQIQKNRRNATRKGRRQDHFQVDWKTVAKHVPRYKKFVQSEMDRLGEESDEFKLSYRLVWLLDKGMLVTSDRFDALGDTSMRAVQEWHRSPVVVGIDPARKTDSTIVTVCWVNWDYPDEYGNFEHRVLNWLDLQGMDWETQYYRIVEFLNHYSVFAIGIDSGGLGDVVASRLRVLMPYAQILDLKSDRTSQTRRWAHMMDLMSKGLVVWPAHAKTRATKNWRNFRQQMEDAELNYQGPHIIVAAPEVDAAHDDYVDSLSNALYLTADLTMPEVEMHNAPW; translated from the coding sequence ATGGGGACGCCGCTGGACGCTACCGAGCACGAGCTGACCCTTGGCCTGCCCGAGGAGCCAGAGGCCGTGCCGGATAGCGCCACCACCGACGCGGCGCTCGTCTCGGACATCATCGACAAGATCATCATCGTCATCGACGAGCTGAGCGGGCACCCCCTGCGGCCGTACCAACTCCCTTTCGCCCGACGCATCTTGGAGTCCTTGATCCTTGAGGACTCCGCGAAGCTGACCGCGCTGTGGTCACGCCAGAGCGGGAAGTCGGAAACCGTCGCGGACGTCATTTCCGGTGCGGCCATCATGCTGCCGAGGCTTGCGCAGGTCTTTCCCGACCTGTTGGGAAAATTCCGCGAGGGACTGTGGGTCGGCGTCTTTGCTCCCACCGACGAAATGAGCGAGACGCTCTTCTCTCGTATCGTCGGCCGGCTGACCTCCGAAAGAGCGGCAGACATACTCGCCGATCCAGAGATCGACGAGAAGCTGGTGGCGCGCGGAAAGGTTCTGCACCTCAAGCGCTGCGGCAGCCTGATCCGGAAACAAACGGCACACCCGAAGGCCATGATCGAGGGCCAGACATACCACCTCGTCGTCATTGATGAAGCCCAGGCCGCCGACGAAAAGGTGCTCAACAAAAGCATCGGACCGATGCTTGCCAGCACCGCCGGCCTGATGGTGATGACGGGGACCCCCACCTACACGAAGTCGGGGTTCTACGAGCAGATCCAGAAGAACCGCCGGAATGCCACCAGGAAGGGCCGCAGACAGGATCACTTCCAGGTCGACTGGAAGACGGTTGCGAAGCATGTCCCGCGTTACAAGAAGTTCGTGCAGAGCGAGATGGACCGGCTCGGCGAAGAGTCCGACGAATTCAAACTTTCTTACCGGCTGGTCTGGCTCCTTGACAAGGGCATGCTCGTCACGAGCGACCGTTTCGACGCCCTCGGTGACACGTCCATGCGTGCGGTCCAGGAATGGCATCGCTCCCCTGTCGTTGTCGGCATCGACCCTGCCCGGAAAACGGACTCCACCATTGTCACGGTCTGCTGGGTCAACTGGGATTACCCGGACGAGTACGGGAACTTCGAGCACCGCGTGCTGAACTGGCTGGACCTTCAGGGCATGGACTGGGAGACCCAGTACTACAGGATCGTGGAGTTCCTGAATCACTACAGCGTATTCGCTATCGGGATCGACTCCGGCGGTCTCGGTGACGTCGTTGCGAGCCGGCTGCGCGTCCTGATGCCATACGCCCAGATCCTGGACCTCAAGAGCGACAGAACCAGTCAGACCAGGCGCTGGGCTCACATGATGGACCTCATGTCCAAGGGCTTGGTCGTGTGGCCGGCACACGCCAAGACACGGGCCACCAAGAACTGGCGCAATTTCAGGCAGCAGATGGAAGACGCCGAGTTGAACTATCAGGGGCCCCACATCATCGTCGCCGCCCCCGAAGTGGATGCAGCCCACGACGACTACGTTGACTCACTCTCCAACGCCCTGTACTTGACGGCGGACCTCACCATGCCCGAGGTCGAAATGCACAACGCCCCCTGGTAG
- a CDS encoding phage portal protein, which translates to MTGTDYRLLRFKIKYKFWGTSLEGTRAVYTYTEIITDEYIEEYVNDELLDARENPLGTIPIVHIRNIEISGSPWGLSDIVDLIPLNREYNEKCTEISDIVNYHAAPVTIITGAKASHLEKGARKIWGGLPKDANVFNLENGVDLNGPLAYLELIKRAMHELTGVPETALGQAQAISNTSGVALSIQFFPLMQRYSLKQTNYTHGLRRINELVLRTLFLYEPECRVYDPNTQGIRVSDDQPLVIDPRDLGVYNTTVDWPPPLPVDVLVKLNEVQAKLALGLESKRGALRDLGETFPGEKMQEIFDERLTEAKEDGALEYIKAQIASAILRKTGLPPEGVESPPPAPAASGSSGSGNAGATSAGPLPGVPGVGQGKDTESVLSELVTLSKGTKLAQRRNPEND; encoded by the coding sequence ATGACCGGGACCGATTATCGACTCCTCCGGTTTAAGATCAAATACAAGTTTTGGGGTACTTCCCTGGAGGGCACGCGCGCCGTCTACACGTACACCGAGATCATCACGGATGAATACATCGAGGAGTACGTAAACGACGAGCTTCTCGACGCCAGGGAGAATCCGCTCGGCACCATCCCCATCGTGCATATCAGGAACATCGAGATATCCGGTTCGCCGTGGGGCCTCTCAGACATCGTTGACCTGATCCCGCTGAATCGTGAGTACAACGAGAAGTGCACGGAGATCAGCGACATCGTCAACTACCACGCGGCTCCCGTCACCATCATCACCGGTGCGAAGGCAAGCCATCTGGAAAAGGGTGCCCGCAAAATTTGGGGTGGGTTGCCCAAGGACGCGAACGTTTTCAACCTGGAAAACGGGGTCGACCTGAACGGCCCTCTCGCTTACCTGGAGCTGATCAAGCGGGCCATGCACGAGTTGACTGGTGTTCCCGAGACCGCACTCGGCCAGGCCCAGGCGATCTCGAACACGAGCGGGGTGGCCCTGAGTATTCAGTTCTTCCCGCTTATGCAGCGCTACAGCCTCAAGCAGACGAATTACACCCACGGGCTGCGCCGTATTAACGAACTCGTCCTGCGCACTCTCTTCCTGTACGAGCCCGAGTGCCGTGTCTACGACCCGAACACCCAGGGCATCCGCGTGTCCGACGACCAGCCGCTCGTGATCGACCCCCGCGACCTCGGGGTCTACAACACCACAGTCGACTGGCCGCCTCCGCTCCCAGTCGATGTTCTGGTCAAGCTCAATGAGGTCCAAGCCAAGCTCGCATTGGGTCTGGAATCGAAGCGCGGTGCACTACGAGACCTCGGGGAGACCTTCCCCGGCGAAAAGATGCAGGAGATCTTCGACGAGCGGCTGACCGAGGCTAAGGAAGACGGCGCGCTCGAATATATCAAGGCGCAAATCGCCTCAGCTATCTTGCGCAAGACGGGATTGCCGCCGGAAGGTGTGGAAAGCCCGCCTCCTGCACCTGCCGCTTCTGGCTCCTCGGGGTCCGGAAACGCAGGAGCGACAAGCGCTGGCCCGCTTCCCGGAGTACCGGGAGTGGGTCAAGGCAAGGACACCGAATCGGTTTTGAGTGAACTCGTGACGCTGTCGAAGGGCACCAAATTGGCCCAGCGACGGAACCCGGAAAACGACTGA